One Triticum dicoccoides isolate Atlit2015 ecotype Zavitan chromosome 5B, WEW_v2.0, whole genome shotgun sequence genomic window carries:
- the LOC119311621 gene encoding ervatamin-B-like: protein MDRSSDKLPPTIHNVVVTAMASSFSRRSLCLLLLLAVCLHGSPATSRPATEGTDPMTLRMMEQRFRRWKAEHNRTYATPEEERHRLRVYARNVRYIEATNDDAGAGLTYELGETAYTDLTSDEFMAMYTSRAPPLSNDDDEAPMMMITTRAGPVDAGGRRQQVYVNESAGAPASVDWRERGAVTAVKNQGQCGSCWAFSTVAVVEGIHQIQTGKLASLSEQELVDCDKLDHGCNGGVSYRALQWITSNGGITSEDNYPYTAKDDTCDTTKLSHHVASISGFQRVATRSELSLTNAVAMQPVAVSIEAGGANFQHYRNGVYNGPCGTRLNHGVTVVGYGEDEVTGESYWIVKNSWGEKWGDSGYLRMKKDIIDKPEGICGIAIRPSFPFM, encoded by the exons ATGGATCGTTCATCAGATAAGCTGCCACCAACCATTCATAACGTCGTGGTCACGGCCATGGCTTCCTCCTTCTCCAGACGCTCCCTATGCCTCCTTCTCCTCCTGGCCGTCTGCCTCCATGGCTCCCCCGCCACGTCCCGCCCGGCCACCGAGGGCACTGACCCGATGACGCTGCGGATGATGGAGCAGCGATTCCGGCGATGGAAGGCGGAGCACAACCGGACCTACGCCACCCCGGAGGAAGAGCGCCACCGGCTCCGCGTCTACGCCCGCAACGTGCGCTACATCGAGGCCACCAACGACGACGCCGGCGCCGGGCTCACCTACGAGCTCGGCGAGACCGCCTACACCGACCTCACCAGCGACGAGTTCATGGCCATGTACACGTCGCGGGCGCCGCCCCTCTCCAACGACGACGACGAAGCGCCGATGATGATGATCACCACCCGCGCCGGCCCGGTCGACGCCGGTGGCCGCCGGCAGCAGGTGTACGTGAACGAGTCGGCCGGGGCGCCGGCGAGCGTTGACTGGCGAGAGAGAGGCGCCGTCACGGCGGTGAAGAACCAAGGGCAGTGCG GATCATGTTGGGCATTCTCCACTGTAGCAGTGGTCGAAGGAATCCACCAAATCCAGACCGGGAAACTTGCCTCACTCTCAGAGCAAGAACTGGTGGACTGTGATAAGTTGGACCATGGTTGCAACGGCGGAGTGAGCTATCGTGCGCTGCAGTGGATCACTTCGAACGGcggcatcacctccgaggacaactATCCATATACGGCAAAGGACGACACTTGTGACACCACAAAGCTTTCACACCATGTTGCTTCCATCTCAGGCTTCCAACGTGTGGCAACAAGGAGCGAGCTATCATTGACAAACGCGGTGGCCATGCAGCCTGTGGCGGTGTCGATCGAGGCTGGTGGGGCCAACTTCCAGCACTACAGGAATGGTGTGTACAATGGCCCATGCGGGACACGGCTGAACCACGGCGTCACAGTGGTCGGGTATGGGGAGGATGAGGTGACTGGGGAGAGTTACTGGATCGTGAAGAACTCGTGGGGTGAGAAGTGGGGCGATAGTGGGTACCTCAGAATGAAGAAGGACATCATAGACAAGCCCGAGGGGATCTGCGGCATCGCCATTCGGCCATCTTTCCCGTTCATGTGA